The Leptodactylus fuscus isolate aLepFus1 chromosome 3, aLepFus1.hap2, whole genome shotgun sequence genome has a segment encoding these proteins:
- the LOC142198401 gene encoding uncharacterized protein LOC142198401, giving the protein MENPSAMSEGNVMLSVSDKGEDEDMMERSSGENLITPNVHPGHHSTDPSYNPPNHGEPSDPSQIVTTSNRKKEEKKYQCGECGKEFTRRSYLYTHQRIHTGEKPYSCPECGKCFTIKSSLKTHQRIHTGEKPYSCAECGKCFTIKSSLETHQRSHTGEKPYSCAECGKCFSCRSSLDKHLRIHTGEKPYSCSKCGKCFTVKSSLEEHQRTHTGEKPYSCSKCGKYFTVSSSLVKHQRIHTGEKPYSCAECGKCFTIKSRLDNHQRIHTGEKPYSCAECGKCFTQKSSLDNHQRIHTGEKPYSCAECGKCFTIKSRLDDHQRIHTGEKPYSCAECGKCFTIKSRLDNHQKIHTGEKPYSCAECKKCFTQKSSLDNHQRIHTGEKPYSCAECGKCFTIKSRLDDHQRIHTGEKPYSCAECGKCFTIKSRLDNHQRIHTGEKPYSCAECGKCFTQKSNLDNHQRIHTGEKPYPCAECGKCFTIKSKLDNHQRIHTGEKPYSCAECGKCFTIKSRLDDHQRIHTGEKPYSCAECGKCFNHKSNLDNHQRIHTGEKPYSCAECGKCFTFKSRLDNHQRIHTGEKPYSCAECGKCFTIKSRLDDHQRIHTGEKPYSCAECGKCFTIKSRLDNHQRIHTGEKPYSCAECGKCFTIKSRLDNHQRIHTGEKPYSCAECGKCFTIKSRLDNHQRIHTGEKPYSCAECGKCFTIKSSLETHQRSHTGEKPYSCSECGKCFTFKSSLDNHQRIHTGEKPYSCAKCGKCFSFRSSLDKHLRIHSGEKPYSCAECGKCFTVKSSLDDHQRIHTGEKPYSCAECGKCFTHKSNLKRHQRSHTGEKPY; this is encoded by the exons ATGG AAAATCCCAGTGCGATGTCTGAGGGAAACGTCATGTTATCAGTAAGTgataaaggagaagatgaagatatgatggagcgctcctcaggagaaaacctcattacccctaatgtacatccaggacatcacagtacagatccatcatataatccccccaatCATGGGGAACCTTCTGACCCATCACAGATTGTGACCACAAGTAACAggaagaaagaggagaagaaataTCAGTGTGGAGAATGTGGAAAAGAGTTTACACGCAGATCATATCTTTATACACACcagagaatacacacaggagagaagccatattcatgtccagaatgtgggaaatgttttacaattaAATCAAGTCTtaaaacacatcagagaattcacacaggagagaagccatattcatgtgcagaatgtgggaaatgttttacaattaAATCAAGTCTTGAAacacatcagagaagtcacacaggagagaagccatattcatgtgcagaatgtgggaagtgtttttcATGTAGATCAAGTCTTGATAAACAtttgagaattcacacaggagagaagccatattcgtgttcaaaatgtgggaaatgttttacagttAAATCAAGTCTTGaagaacatcagagaactcacacaggagagaagccatattcatgttcaaaatgtgggaaatattttacagTCAGCTcaagtcttgttaaacatcagagaattcacacaggagagaagccatattcatgtgcagaatgtgggaaatgttttacaattaAATCAAGGCTTGAtaatcatcagagaattcacacaggagagaagccatattcatgtgcagaatgtgggaaatgttttactcagaaatcaagtcttgataatcatcagagaattcacacaggagagaagccatattcatgtgcagaatgtgggaaatgttttacaattaAATCAAGGCTTGAtgatcatcagagaattcacactggagagaagccatattcatgtgcagaatgtgggaaatgttttacaattaAATCAAGGCTTGATaatcatcagaaaattcacacaggagagaagccatattcatgtgcagaatgtaagaaatgttttactcagaaatcaagtcttgataatcatcagagaattcacacaggagagaagccatattcatgtgcagaatgtgggaaatgttttacaattaAATCAAGGCTTGAtgatcatcagagaattcacactggagagaagccatattcatgtgcagaatgtgggaaatgttttacaattaAATCAAGGCTTGAtaatcatcagagaattcacacaggagagaagccatattcatgtgcagaatgtgggaaatgttttactcagaaatcaaatcttgataatcatcagagaattcacacaggagagaagccatatccatgtgcagaatgtgggaaatgttttacaattaAATCAAAGCTTGAtaatcatcagagaattcacacaggagagaagccatattcatgtgcagaatgtgggaaatgttttacaattaAATCAAGGCTTGAtgatcatcagagaattcacacaggagagaagccatattcatgtgcagaatgtgggaaatgttttaatcatAAATCAAATCTTGAtaatcatcagagaattcacacaggagagaagccatattcatgtgcagaatgtgggaaatgttttacatttaAATCAAGGCTTGAtaatcatcagagaattcacacaggagagaagccatattcatgtgcagaatgtgggaaatgttttacaattaAATCAAGGCTTGAtgatcatcagagaattcacacaggagagaagccatattcatgtgcagaatgtgggaaatgttttacaattaAATCAAGGCTTGAtaatcatcagagaattcacacaggagagaagccatattcatgtgcagaatgtgggaaatgttttacaattaAATCAAGGCTTGAtaatcatcagagaattcacacaggagagaagccatattcatgtgcagaatgtgggaaatgttttacaattaAATCAAGGCTTGAtaatcatcagagaattcacacaggagagaagccatattcatgtgcagaatgtgggaaatgttttacaattaAATCAAGTCTTGAAacacatcagagaagtcacacaggagagaagccatattcatgttcagaatgtgggaaatgttttacatttaAATCAAGTCTTGAtaatcatcagagaattcacacaggagagaagccatattcatgtgcaaaatgtgggaagtgtttttcATTTAGATCAAGTCTTGATAAACATTTGAGAATTCactcaggagagaagccatattcatgtgccgaatgtgggaaatgttttacagttAAATCAAGTCTTGAtgatcatcagagaattcacacaggagagaagccatattcatgtgcagaatgtgggaaatgttttactcacaaatCAAATCTTAAAAGACaccagagaagtcacacaggagagaagccatattga